The proteins below are encoded in one region of Neoasaia chiangmaiensis:
- a CDS encoding TonB-dependent siderophore receptor, producing MHRSRVICLIPFSLIFGGEAFAADQQEKAGQPHQRGTSAARQSPAQAATVERLEVRGRRPATIASSATKNDTPLIETAQSVTVVTRNEMDIRGVLNLNQAVRYTAGITPDLRGGEGSRYDQFLLRGFMVPTFLDGLKLQDSPTGYAVAQTDTSRLDRVEILKGPASALYGQSSPGGLVALSSKLPTDRQSYGGVNATGGMFDLYRVDADVGGWATKDGLVRYRVYGTVNGQHTQLSRTGSRRFSISPAFTFGGDGPTTLTLLGNYQYDPENGSYGGVPLVGSLKPAPFGYLPRNFYDGDVPYEKFNRRQGAITYIFNHRFNNDWVFTTRGRYDDVKTQYRSVYNSGYYIDDETLARSAFGTNEHTHNLTFDSQFKGHVRTGPLRHTMMFGFDYMQQRATELGFYGSAPSLNVFHPDYDMNIPAASPYVDYLTNSHQIGVYGQDEIRWKGLILTGSLRNDWYRSHQIEHLSGSDTRENPSQITWRASGLYHFDFGLSPYISYSTSFQPQSGIVSNDGGATLRQADPSIGKQLEGGVKYQIPGTPILLTAAGFHIEQTNVLVSGVNTGYSTESGLVHSDGFEFEAHVEAYKNLMITAAVSTQKVRDDSTGKPLIQSGRGNASLFAFYTVPKGRMKGFGFGGGMRYTSKSYGGEADYGSVWVPQYAVFDASVRYDLTNLSHTLRGWTVGASVRNLFDRNFIANCLSYASYGQEFCYYGERRNAQANIGYSW from the coding sequence ATGCATCGCAGCCGGGTTATTTGTTTGATCCCTTTTTCGCTTATCTTCGGTGGAGAGGCTTTTGCCGCCGATCAGCAGGAAAAGGCCGGGCAGCCGCATCAACGAGGGACATCCGCTGCCAGGCAGAGCCCGGCTCAGGCCGCCACGGTCGAAAGACTGGAAGTGCGTGGGCGGAGACCAGCGACCATTGCGTCCTCGGCTACAAAAAACGATACGCCTCTCATCGAAACCGCCCAGTCGGTTACGGTTGTCACCCGTAACGAAATGGATATTCGAGGGGTACTGAACCTTAATCAGGCTGTACGGTATACGGCTGGTATCACACCAGATCTCCGTGGTGGGGAGGGCTCGCGTTATGATCAGTTCCTGCTGCGCGGATTTATGGTTCCGACCTTCCTCGATGGGCTGAAGCTTCAGGATAGTCCGACCGGATATGCGGTGGCGCAGACCGATACGTCCCGGCTCGATCGGGTAGAGATTCTCAAGGGGCCGGCTTCGGCTCTCTACGGTCAATCCAGCCCCGGCGGCCTCGTTGCGTTATCCAGCAAATTGCCGACGGACCGGCAGTCCTATGGCGGTGTCAACGCGACCGGTGGCATGTTCGATCTCTATCGCGTCGATGCGGATGTCGGGGGGTGGGCGACGAAAGACGGGCTGGTTCGCTATCGCGTCTATGGAACCGTCAATGGTCAGCATACCCAGTTGAGCCGCACGGGAAGCCGACGTTTCAGCATCAGCCCCGCCTTCACATTTGGCGGTGATGGGCCGACGACGTTGACGCTGCTGGGTAATTATCAATACGACCCGGAGAACGGGAGTTACGGCGGTGTTCCTCTGGTTGGTTCATTGAAGCCGGCACCGTTCGGTTATCTGCCGCGGAATTTCTATGATGGCGATGTGCCATATGAGAAGTTCAATCGGCGCCAGGGGGCGATCACCTATATTTTCAATCATCGTTTCAATAACGATTGGGTTTTCACGACGCGAGGACGTTACGATGATGTCAAGACGCAGTATCGAAGCGTCTATAACAGCGGCTATTATATCGATGATGAAACGCTGGCGCGATCAGCGTTCGGCACCAACGAGCATACGCATAACCTGACGTTCGACAGCCAGTTCAAAGGGCATGTCCGAACGGGGCCTTTGCGCCACACGATGATGTTCGGTTTCGATTACATGCAGCAGCGTGCGACAGAATTGGGGTTCTACGGCAGTGCGCCAAGCCTGAACGTCTTCCACCCGGATTATGACATGAACATTCCGGCTGCGAGTCCCTATGTGGACTATCTGACGAACTCCCATCAGATCGGCGTTTACGGGCAGGATGAAATCCGCTGGAAGGGACTGATCCTGACGGGAAGTTTGCGTAACGACTGGTATCGCTCGCATCAGATCGAGCATCTTTCCGGATCGGATACCCGGGAAAACCCAAGCCAGATCACGTGGCGCGCTTCGGGTCTGTATCATTTCGATTTCGGCCTTTCGCCTTATATCAGCTACTCGACCTCCTTTCAGCCCCAATCCGGCATCGTCTCCAACGATGGCGGCGCGACGCTTCGCCAGGCTGACCCGTCGATCGGCAAGCAGCTTGAAGGTGGTGTGAAATATCAGATTCCGGGCACGCCGATCCTGTTGACGGCGGCGGGATTTCATATCGAACAGACCAATGTTCTCGTATCCGGCGTCAATACTGGCTACAGCACTGAAAGTGGCCTGGTCCACTCGGACGGCTTCGAATTCGAGGCGCATGTGGAGGCCTACAAGAACCTGATGATCACCGCGGCGGTGAGCACGCAGAAGGTACGCGACGATTCTACCGGAAAGCCGTTGATCCAGTCGGGCCGGGGGAATGCATCGCTCTTCGCTTTCTACACTGTACCGAAGGGTCGCATGAAGGGCTTCGGCTTCGGGGGTGGCATGCGGTACACCTCGAAATCCTATGGTGGCGAGGCCGATTACGGCAGCGTATGGGTGCCGCAATATGCCGTGTTCGATGCTTCCGTGCGCTATGACCTGACGAACCTGTCTCATACGCTGCGTGGGTGGACGGTCGGCGCAAGCGTGCGCAATCTGTTCGACAGGAACTTCATCGCCAACTGTCTGAGCTATGCATCCTATGGCCAGGAGTTCTGCTACTACGGTGAACGCCGCAATGCGCAGGCCAATATTGGCTATAGCTGGTAA
- a CDS encoding PepSY-associated TM helix domain-containing protein yields the protein MKETFRASMAWLHTALGLTTGWVLYAIALSGALSVFRQAINLWARPELGAASVDAVQADSLAIAWLNRHAASSGAWYLGSATADAPFASAIWSDPHGRFLQRVFDPSSSSPEGIRDTLGGEFFYRFHFELQLPYPWGRLIAAVAALAMVAGLITGIVIHRRMFADFFTFRMRRGQRSWLDAHNLLGVAALPFHLMISFTGAVMLGSLLLPWSTQAIYRHDIASSFTDLNPALYSRPVLGQPGRLAPMAPLLRESERRFEGAGIAQIYVTNPADRASVVAVIAGNDGVVSTAVRTLIFDGPTGRLISEHVEKRPVIGAYALLYGLHVARFAPCLARWLYFLSGLMLAGVIGSGMHLWVIKRLRRQSHLGHRIAGRLNTGVLAGAPLGFATFFLANRILPSMMAGRARYEVQSVFIVWAMAIVFAFLRRPARAWPELWGCNALACMTIALLGAPWHKPVAIGVSLTALVLAGAFGYAAGRSAARKVFAI from the coding sequence ATGAAGGAGACATTTCGGGCGTCGATGGCGTGGCTGCATACAGCCCTTGGATTGACCACCGGCTGGGTGCTTTATGCCATTGCGTTGTCCGGCGCGCTGAGTGTTTTTCGACAAGCCATCAATTTATGGGCTCGTCCGGAACTGGGGGCGGCATCCGTGGATGCCGTTCAGGCCGATAGCCTTGCCATCGCGTGGCTTAATCGGCATGCGGCATCGTCGGGCGCGTGGTATCTGGGAAGCGCAACGGCGGACGCGCCTTTCGCGAGCGCCATCTGGTCCGATCCACATGGCAGGTTTCTGCAACGTGTTTTCGATCCGTCAAGCAGCAGTCCGGAAGGTATTCGCGACACGCTGGGCGGCGAATTTTTCTATCGCTTCCATTTCGAGCTTCAGTTGCCCTATCCATGGGGGCGGTTGATTGCGGCGGTCGCGGCACTGGCGATGGTTGCGGGACTGATCACGGGAATCGTCATCCACCGACGGATGTTTGCCGATTTCTTTACGTTCCGGATGCGGCGTGGACAGCGAAGTTGGCTCGATGCCCATAATCTTCTTGGCGTCGCGGCGCTGCCGTTTCATCTGATGATCTCCTTTACAGGCGCCGTCATGCTGGGGTCGTTGCTCCTGCCCTGGAGTACGCAGGCGATCTATCGGCATGACATCGCAAGCTCGTTCACCGATCTGAACCCTGCGTTGTATTCACGGCCGGTTCTGGGTCAGCCGGGGCGGCTTGCACCCATGGCGCCATTGCTGCGGGAGTCGGAACGACGCTTTGAGGGTGCCGGGATTGCGCAGATCTACGTGACCAATCCGGCTGATCGTGCCTCCGTGGTGGCCGTCATCGCCGGTAACGATGGTGTGGTCAGCACGGCAGTGCGAACCCTGATTTTCGATGGCCCGACAGGTCGGCTGATCAGCGAACACGTGGAGAAAAGACCGGTCATTGGCGCTTATGCCCTCCTCTATGGCTTACACGTGGCGCGTTTTGCGCCGTGCCTTGCGCGATGGCTTTATTTCCTGTCCGGTTTGATGTTGGCGGGCGTGATCGGCAGCGGCATGCATCTCTGGGTGATCAAGCGGCTGCGGCGACAATCGCACCTCGGGCATCGAATTGCCGGACGGCTGAATACGGGCGTGCTGGCCGGGGCACCTTTGGGCTTTGCCACGTTTTTTCTGGCCAATCGAATTCTGCCATCCATGATGGCCGGCCGTGCCCGGTATGAGGTCCAGTCGGTTTTCATCGTCTGGGCGATGGCCATTGTTTTCGCATTCCTGCGCCGCCCGGCACGTGCGTGGCCGGAATTGTGGGGCTGCAATGCGTTGGCCTGCATGACCATCGCCCTGCTGGGTGCGCCCTGGCATAAGCCGGTCGCCATTGGCGTCAGTCTGACGGCTCTCGTGCTGGCGGGCGCTTTCGGTTATGCGGCCGGACGATCCGCAGCGCGGAAGGTGTTCGCAATATGA
- a CDS encoding tetratricopeptide repeat protein, whose translation MDHLIGQPRGSQQPGSSFISDTPAPPQAGSVMIVDADQRSFMPEVLDASRDLPVLVDFWAPWCGPCRQFTPVLEKVVTAAGGRVKLVKVDIEANQALAGQLAQIGLPIQSIPLVAAFYKGQIVDLIQGAQPESEVKRFIEALLKLTGGAMPSADILAAARTALQENRAEEAVGLFASLLEIEPENPDGWGGMIRALIALDDDAGAAEALSQVPAKLADHPEVSGARAALALHQEGRAAAAALDGLRTELAASPGDHTLRFRLAGALNGAGQRAEAAQALLDIIRTDRDWNNGAAKTELLRFFEAWGNADPATLPARRKLSAMLFA comes from the coding sequence ATGGATCATCTCATCGGACAGCCGCGCGGCAGTCAGCAACCCGGCTCCTCCTTCATCAGCGACACACCTGCGCCACCCCAGGCCGGCAGTGTGATGATCGTGGATGCCGACCAGCGCAGCTTCATGCCGGAAGTGCTGGATGCCAGCCGCGACCTGCCAGTCCTGGTGGACTTCTGGGCACCGTGGTGTGGTCCCTGCCGCCAGTTCACGCCTGTTCTGGAAAAGGTGGTCACGGCGGCTGGCGGACGCGTCAAGCTGGTCAAGGTGGATATCGAGGCCAACCAGGCCCTCGCCGGGCAACTGGCGCAGATCGGCCTGCCGATCCAGTCGATCCCGCTGGTGGCCGCGTTTTACAAGGGCCAGATCGTCGACCTGATCCAGGGCGCGCAACCGGAGAGCGAAGTGAAGCGCTTCATCGAGGCGCTGCTGAAATTGACCGGCGGCGCCATGCCCAGCGCCGACATCCTTGCCGCCGCGCGCACCGCGTTACAGGAGAACCGTGCCGAGGAAGCGGTCGGATTGTTCGCCTCCCTTCTGGAGATCGAGCCGGAGAATCCGGATGGCTGGGGCGGCATGATCCGCGCGCTGATCGCGCTGGACGACGATGCGGGGGCCGCCGAGGCGCTGAGCCAGGTTCCCGCCAAGCTGGCCGATCACCCGGAAGTCAGCGGGGCCCGTGCAGCATTGGCCCTGCATCAGGAAGGCCGCGCCGCCGCTGCCGCACTGGATGGGCTGCGGACGGAACTGGCCGCAAGCCCCGGCGACCATACGCTTCGCTTCAGGCTGGCCGGCGCGCTGAACGGTGCCGGTCAGCGTGCGGAAGCGGCGCAGGCGCTGCTCGACATCATCAGGACGGACCGCGACTGGAACAACGGCGCGGCCAAGACCGAACTGCTGCGCTTCTTCGAGGCCTGGGGTAATGCCGACCCGGCCACCCTGCCGGCGCGCCGCAAGCTGTCGGCCATGCTTTTCGCATGA